A portion of the Streptomyces coeruleoprunus genome contains these proteins:
- a CDS encoding low temperature requirement protein A encodes MTNPTPPPRMRPVRPLVSRDRDQEHRAATPLELFFDLCFVVAVAQAGIELVHAVAEGHAGEGVAEYAMVFFAVWWAWMNFTWFASAYDNDDALYRVMTLVQIAGVLILAAGVSRAFGEHDWTFVYVGYLVMRVALASQWLRAAHDASGAERTTAQRYAGGVLVCQVGWSALLFAPEGALPWVFLVMAVAEMSVPPLAERGFSTAWHARHIAERYGLFTIIVLGETIAAATVAVKSGAEENDALDELLPIAGGGLLIVFAAWWIYFVVPAHARLLSNRQGFLWGYGHYPIFASAAAIGAGIEVAVEHAIGEAHVSATAAAAAVTVPAALYLLLVWGLHSRYFKVGIAQQLVLPCAALGVLLSTFAGHWAVLTAGLVMAAAVATGVTLTARMVAREASAGRDGARTA; translated from the coding sequence ATGACGAACCCGACACCCCCACCCCGGATGCGGCCGGTGCGGCCGCTGGTGTCACGCGACCGTGACCAGGAGCACCGCGCGGCGACACCTCTGGAGCTGTTCTTCGACCTGTGCTTCGTCGTGGCGGTCGCCCAGGCGGGTATCGAGCTGGTGCACGCGGTCGCCGAGGGCCACGCCGGCGAGGGCGTCGCCGAGTACGCCATGGTGTTCTTCGCGGTCTGGTGGGCGTGGATGAACTTCACCTGGTTCGCCTCGGCGTACGACAACGACGACGCCCTGTACCGCGTGATGACGCTCGTCCAGATCGCCGGTGTGCTGATCCTGGCGGCCGGGGTGTCCCGGGCCTTCGGGGAGCACGACTGGACGTTCGTCTACGTCGGCTATCTCGTGATGCGCGTCGCGCTGGCGTCTCAGTGGCTGCGCGCGGCCCATGACGCGTCGGGGGCGGAGCGCACGACGGCGCAGCGGTACGCGGGCGGGGTGCTGGTCTGCCAGGTCGGCTGGTCCGCCCTGCTGTTCGCCCCCGAGGGTGCCCTGCCGTGGGTGTTCCTGGTGATGGCGGTCGCCGAGATGTCGGTGCCGCCGCTGGCGGAGCGGGGGTTCAGCACGGCGTGGCACGCGCGTCACATCGCCGAGCGGTACGGGTTGTTCACCATCATCGTGCTCGGCGAGACGATCGCGGCGGCGACCGTGGCGGTGAAGTCGGGCGCCGAGGAGAACGACGCGCTGGACGAGCTGCTGCCCATCGCGGGGGGCGGGCTGCTGATCGTGTTCGCGGCCTGGTGGATCTACTTCGTCGTCCCGGCGCACGCCCGGCTCCTCTCCAACAGGCAGGGATTCCTGTGGGGGTACGGCCACTATCCGATCTTCGCCTCGGCGGCGGCGATCGGTGCGGGCATCGAGGTGGCGGTGGAGCACGCGATCGGCGAGGCCCATGTGTCGGCGACCGCGGCGGCGGCCGCCGTGACGGTGCCGGCCGCGCTGTACCTGCTGCTGGTGTGGGGCCTGCACTCGCGCTACTTCAAGGTGGGGATCGCCCAGCAACTGGTGCTGCCGTGCGCGGCGCTGGGGGTGCTGCTGTCGACGTTCGCGGGGCACTGGGCGGTGCTCACGGCGGGCCTCGTGATGGCGGCCGCGGTCGCCACGGGCGTGACGCTGACGGCCCGGATGGTGGCGAGGGAGGCCTCGGCGGGAAGAGACGGCGCGCGCACGGCGTGA
- a CDS encoding PadR family transcriptional regulator, whose product MALRHAVLAALLDEELSGYQLAKAFDLGVANFWHARPQQLYAELARLESDGLVEGREVVQDNRPNKRLFKVTDAGLAELERFTAAPAKHSFVRDDLLVKVQAADHVDSGELIARLTERADVARIRIDLFGKLLRTMRGDRTEEEFLRHGDRVGPYLTCLRGLAFEQGNHDWCRRTIAVLQERQADHDRH is encoded by the coding sequence ATGGCGCTGCGGCATGCCGTGCTGGCGGCACTGCTCGACGAGGAGCTGAGCGGCTACCAACTGGCCAAGGCCTTCGACCTGGGCGTGGCCAACTTCTGGCACGCCCGCCCCCAGCAGCTGTACGCGGAGCTGGCCCGCCTGGAGTCCGACGGCCTCGTCGAAGGCCGCGAGGTGGTGCAGGACAACCGGCCCAACAAGCGCCTGTTCAAGGTCACCGACGCCGGCCTCGCGGAGCTGGAGCGGTTCACCGCCGCGCCCGCCAAGCACTCGTTCGTCCGCGACGACCTGCTGGTCAAGGTCCAGGCCGCCGACCACGTCGACTCCGGCGAGCTCATCGCGCGCCTGACCGAGCGCGCCGACGTCGCCCGGATCAGGATCGACCTGTTCGGCAAGCTGCTGCGCACGATGCGGGGCGACCGTACGGAGGAGGAGTTCCTGCGCCACGGCGACCGCGTCGGGCCCTATTTGACCTGCCTGCGCGGCCTCGCCTTCGAGCAGGGCAACCACGACTGGTGCCGGCGCACGATCGCCGTCCTCCAGGAGAGGCAGGCCGACCATGACCGGCACTGA
- a CDS encoding nuclear transport factor 2 family protein — protein sequence MTTTADRFRAAVDERDLTALDDLFTDDIRLYSPVKFTPFEGKAMVLGLFGVLLRTFEDFRYVGCFDGEADTSADGTTAPSAVLLFRATVGGRQIHGIDLLHFDDEGLIKEFTVMVRPQSAVHALGEAVLAGLVADGLVPAPAA from the coding sequence GTGACCACCACAGCCGACCGCTTCCGCGCGGCCGTCGACGAGCGTGACCTCACCGCCCTGGACGACCTGTTCACGGACGACATCCGCCTCTACAGCCCGGTGAAGTTCACGCCGTTCGAGGGCAAGGCGATGGTGCTCGGGCTCTTCGGGGTCCTCCTGCGCACCTTCGAGGACTTCCGCTACGTCGGGTGCTTCGACGGCGAGGCCGACACCAGCGCCGACGGCACCACCGCGCCCTCGGCCGTGCTGCTCTTCCGCGCCACTGTGGGCGGCAGGCAGATCCACGGCATCGACCTGCTGCACTTCGACGACGAGGGCCTGATCAAGGAGTTCACGGTGATGGTCCGGCCGCAGTCCGCCGTGCACGCACTCGGCGAGGCGGTCCTCGCCGGGCTGGTCGCGGACGGCCTCGTACCGGCTCCGGCGGCATGA
- a CDS encoding P1 family peptidase: MNSKGSTDGLTDVAGLRVGHARVPGGGALSGTTVVLAPEGGAVAAVDVRGGGPGTHETDALDPRNVVQRIEAVVLTGGSAFGLEAAAGVTAWLEERGRGVRVGPDPSQVVPVVPAACLFDLGRGGDWRARPSAATGRAAVEAAAAMEPGAPVEYGCVGAGTGAVVGGLRGGVGTASTVLESGVTVAALVVVNAVGAAVDPATGVPYGAYGDGYFGVGGRPVFPDPGVHEAAVRRLALARERSGGMPPMNTTLAVVATDAELTRPQAQKVAGTAHDGIARAVRPVHLLNDGDTVFALATGVRPLAEGDDPLALNAVLAAGADMVSRAIVRALLAAEPSSGPGGDFPSYRMLYGPETAVDASAASHAPDPGAAPGS; encoded by the coding sequence ATGAACTCCAAGGGGTCGACGGACGGTTTGACGGATGTGGCCGGTCTGCGGGTGGGTCACGCGCGCGTGCCGGGCGGAGGCGCGCTGAGCGGGACGACGGTGGTGCTGGCGCCGGAGGGCGGTGCGGTGGCGGCCGTGGACGTACGGGGCGGGGGGCCGGGCACCCACGAGACGGACGCCCTCGACCCGCGCAATGTGGTCCAGCGGATCGAGGCGGTGGTCCTGACGGGCGGCAGCGCGTTCGGGCTGGAGGCGGCGGCCGGGGTGACGGCGTGGCTGGAGGAGCGGGGGCGGGGGGTCCGGGTGGGTCCGGACCCGTCGCAGGTGGTGCCGGTGGTGCCGGCGGCGTGCCTGTTCGACCTGGGGCGGGGCGGCGACTGGCGGGCCCGGCCGAGCGCGGCGACCGGCCGGGCCGCGGTGGAGGCGGCCGCCGCCATGGAGCCGGGGGCGCCCGTGGAGTACGGGTGCGTGGGCGCGGGCACCGGCGCGGTCGTCGGGGGGCTCAGGGGCGGGGTCGGCACGGCGAGCACGGTGCTGGAGTCGGGTGTGACGGTGGCCGCGCTGGTCGTGGTGAACGCGGTGGGAGCGGCGGTCGACCCGGCGACGGGCGTGCCCTACGGGGCGTACGGCGACGGGTATTTCGGGGTCGGGGGGCGGCCGGTGTTCCCCGATCCGGGGGTGCACGAGGCGGCGGTGCGGCGGCTGGCGCTGGCGCGCGAGCGCAGTGGCGGGATGCCGCCGATGAACACGACGCTGGCCGTGGTGGCGACGGACGCGGAGCTGACCCGGCCGCAGGCGCAAAAGGTCGCAGGGACGGCGCACGACGGTATCGCGCGCGCCGTGCGGCCGGTGCACCTCCTCAACGACGGCGACACCGTGTTCGCCCTTGCGACCGGCGTGCGCCCCCTCGCCGAGGGGGACGACCCGCTCGCGCTGAACGCGGTACTCGCGGCGGGCGCCGACATGGTGTCGCGGGCGATCGTACGGGCGTTGCTGGCCGCGGAGCCGTCGTCGGGCCCTGGCGGGGACTTCCCCTCGTACCGCATGCTGTACGGCCCGGAGACCGCCGTGGACGCGTCGGCCGCCTCGCACGCTCCGGATCCGGGGGCGGCGCCGGGGAGTTGA
- a CDS encoding fructose-specific PTS transporter subunit EIIC yields the protein MSDMITADLVDLDLAANTKEEAARSLAERMVTLGRVTDLEGFLADVAAREAQMPTGLDGGIGIPHCRSAHVTEPTLAFGRAAHGIDFGAPDGPADLIFLIAAPAGADDAHLTILSSLARRLMDAQFTAALRGTADAPHAAALIRGDAEPGTEPAAQPSEEPAQPSAEASAPSTEESAPAPEPAAVATAAGEEGGGAPFRIVAVTSCPTGIAHTYMAAESLEQAGRDAGVEVAVETQGSAGFTRLDPAVVAAADGVIFAHDVPVREKERFAGKPTVDVGVKAGINRAAELIAEVRGKAERGETTAPAASAGTPVDRAGEPGEGYGTKLRKWLMSGVSYMVPFVAAGGLLIALGFAIGGWEINKAPSVAEHFAWGQVDSWAALLFQIGALAFGFLVPVLAGYIAYGMADRPGLVPGFVGGAVALTINAGFLGGLAAGLIAGGLVMAIQRLRIPPVLRGIMPVVVIPLVASAVVGFLMFLVIGKPIAELQKALTDWLSGLTGANAILLGMILGLMMCFDLGGPVNKVAYTFAVGGLASPNEGSLKVMAAVMAAGMVPPLAMALATAVRGRLFTKAERENGKAAWVLGASFISEGAIPFAAADPLRVIPSAMVGGAVTGALSMAFECTLRAPHGGIFVVPLIGNPFLYLLAIVVGTAVSAALVILLKSARRTATPETEGAEPARKVAVAA from the coding sequence ATGAGCGACATGATCACCGCGGACCTGGTCGATCTCGACCTGGCCGCGAACACCAAGGAAGAAGCGGCCCGTTCGCTCGCCGAGCGCATGGTGACCCTGGGCCGTGTCACCGATCTCGAGGGCTTCCTCGCCGATGTGGCGGCGCGCGAGGCCCAGATGCCCACGGGCCTGGACGGCGGCATCGGCATCCCGCACTGCCGCAGCGCCCATGTCACCGAGCCCACCCTGGCATTCGGGCGGGCCGCCCACGGCATCGACTTCGGCGCGCCCGACGGCCCGGCGGACCTGATCTTCCTGATCGCCGCGCCCGCCGGCGCCGACGACGCGCACCTGACGATCCTCTCGTCGCTCGCCCGACGGCTGATGGACGCGCAGTTCACGGCCGCGCTCCGGGGGACGGCCGACGCGCCGCACGCGGCGGCCCTGATCCGGGGCGATGCGGAACCGGGTACGGAGCCGGCCGCGCAGCCCTCGGAGGAGCCCGCGCAGCCGTCCGCCGAGGCGTCCGCGCCGTCCACCGAGGAGTCCGCTCCCGCACCGGAGCCCGCCGCCGTGGCCACCGCGGCCGGCGAAGAGGGCGGCGGCGCCCCCTTCCGTATCGTCGCCGTCACCTCCTGCCCCACCGGTATCGCCCACACCTACATGGCCGCCGAGTCCCTGGAGCAGGCCGGGCGGGACGCCGGGGTCGAGGTGGCCGTCGAGACGCAGGGCTCCGCCGGGTTCACCCGGCTCGACCCGGCCGTCGTCGCGGCGGCCGACGGCGTGATCTTCGCCCATGACGTGCCCGTACGGGAGAAGGAACGGTTCGCCGGGAAGCCGACCGTCGACGTCGGCGTCAAGGCCGGCATCAACCGGGCCGCCGAACTGATCGCCGAGGTCCGCGGCAAGGCGGAGCGCGGCGAGACCACCGCCCCGGCGGCCTCCGCCGGTACCCCGGTCGACCGCGCGGGCGAGCCCGGCGAGGGCTACGGCACGAAGCTGCGCAAGTGGCTGATGTCCGGCGTCAGTTACATGGTGCCGTTCGTCGCCGCGGGCGGTCTGCTCATCGCGCTCGGCTTCGCCATCGGCGGCTGGGAGATCAACAAGGCGCCCTCCGTGGCCGAGCACTTCGCCTGGGGCCAGGTGGACAGCTGGGCCGCGCTGCTCTTCCAGATCGGCGCGCTGGCGTTCGGCTTCCTCGTCCCGGTCCTCGCGGGCTACATCGCGTACGGCATGGCGGACCGGCCCGGCCTCGTGCCCGGCTTCGTCGGCGGCGCCGTCGCGCTCACCATCAACGCGGGCTTCCTGGGCGGTCTCGCGGCCGGCCTGATCGCCGGCGGTCTGGTGATGGCGATCCAGCGGCTGAGGATCCCGCCCGTACTGCGGGGCATCATGCCGGTGGTGGTCATCCCGCTCGTGGCGTCGGCGGTCGTCGGATTCCTGATGTTCCTGGTGATCGGCAAGCCGATCGCCGAACTCCAGAAGGCGCTCACCGACTGGCTGTCCGGCCTGACCGGCGCCAACGCGATCCTGCTCGGCATGATCCTCGGCCTGATGATGTGCTTCGACCTGGGCGGCCCGGTCAACAAGGTCGCGTACACCTTCGCGGTCGGCGGCCTCGCGTCCCCGAACGAGGGCTCCCTGAAGGTCATGGCCGCCGTGATGGCCGCGGGCATGGTGCCGCCGCTGGCGATGGCGCTGGCCACGGCCGTGCGCGGCCGGCTCTTCACGAAGGCCGAGCGGGAGAACGGCAAGGCGGCCTGGGTGCTCGGCGCCTCGTTCATCTCCGAGGGCGCGATCCCGTTCGCCGCGGCCGACCCGCTGCGGGTGATCCCGTCGGCGATGGTGGGCGGCGCCGTCACGGGAGCCCTGTCGATGGCGTTCGAGTGCACGCTGCGCGCCCCGCACGGCGGCATCTTCGTCGTCCCGCTGATCGGCAACCCGTTCCTCTACCTGCTGGCCATCGTCGTCGGCACGGCGGTCAGCGCCGCGCTCGTCATCCTCCTGAAGAGCGCCCGCAGGACCGCCACCCCGGAGACGGAGGGCGCCGAACCGGCCCGGAAGGTCGCGGTCGCGGCCTGA
- a CDS encoding DUF6227 family protein, giving the protein MNDPIDRNDLYETTEAHVERLLGRALNSFDLPDALVERLGSALAHASSLHASHHSPALHRATYRHTYLLADGTSLTLWELVHHTGPDGRDHHELYADESEVRLAAARLAAAPGFPEAVGLADPLDDDLDADLELLSALLVRPPAPAPRTYVPDDSADHARRVLRRAENADRPGEEVAARLRGAFAHHIQQVFGRQCSVAGKDAGFSLYEHAFLLLDGSEMSVWEVEHTATPDGRHMCEVYEDERAARAAMELRARVRR; this is encoded by the coding sequence TTGAACGATCCGATTGATCGGAACGATCTGTACGAGACCACGGAGGCGCACGTCGAGCGGCTCCTGGGTCGGGCGCTCAACTCCTTCGACCTGCCCGATGCCCTGGTCGAGCGGCTCGGCTCGGCGCTGGCCCACGCCAGTTCCCTGCACGCGTCGCACCACAGCCCGGCGCTCCACCGGGCGACGTACCGCCACACGTACCTGCTGGCGGACGGCACGTCGCTGACGCTGTGGGAGCTGGTGCACCACACGGGCCCGGACGGCCGGGACCACCATGAGCTGTACGCGGACGAGTCGGAGGTGCGGCTCGCGGCGGCCCGGCTGGCGGCGGCTCCGGGTTTCCCGGAGGCCGTGGGGCTGGCCGATCCGCTGGACGACGACCTCGATGCGGACCTTGAGTTGCTGAGCGCGCTGCTGGTGCGACCGCCGGCGCCGGCGCCGCGTACGTACGTGCCGGACGACTCGGCCGACCACGCCCGGCGGGTGCTGCGCCGCGCGGAGAACGCGGACCGGCCGGGCGAGGAGGTCGCGGCGCGGCTGCGGGGCGCGTTCGCCCACCACATCCAGCAGGTGTTCGGGCGGCAGTGCAGCGTGGCGGGGAAGGACGCGGGTTTCTCGCTGTACGAGCACGCGTTCCTGCTGCTGGACGGGAGCGAGATGAGCGTGTGGGAGGTCGAGCACACGGCGACGCCGGACGGCCGCCACATGTGCGAGGTCTACGAGGACGAGCGCGCGGCGCGTGCGGCCATGGAGCTGCGCGCCCGGGTGCGCCGCTAG
- a CDS encoding SGNH/GDSL hydrolase family protein, with translation MTGTDTPYLRYVALGDSQTEGVGDGDDTTGLRGFADRLAEHLALHHPAVRYANLAVRGRLAGQVHAQQLPPALALRPDLATVVAGVNDVLRPRFDADEVAGHLEAMFSALTARGARVVTVTFPDPGLLTPLARPLGARIVALNDRIREAARRHGVAVAETAHHSVVGDPRLWSPDRLHAGPLGHQRIAAALAHALDLPGSDDAWTRPLPPAATPAPTGWRAATAELRWAGAFLGPWLGRRLRGRSSGDGRTARRPHLLPVTTPPATP, from the coding sequence ATGACCGGCACTGACACGCCGTACCTGCGGTACGTCGCCCTGGGCGACAGCCAGACCGAGGGCGTCGGCGACGGTGACGACACCACCGGACTGCGGGGCTTCGCCGACCGGCTCGCCGAACACCTCGCCCTGCACCACCCCGCCGTCCGGTACGCCAACCTGGCCGTACGCGGACGCCTCGCCGGGCAGGTCCACGCCCAGCAGCTCCCACCCGCGCTCGCGCTGCGCCCGGACCTGGCCACCGTGGTCGCCGGCGTCAACGACGTGCTCCGGCCCCGGTTCGACGCCGACGAGGTCGCCGGCCACCTGGAGGCGATGTTCTCCGCGCTCACCGCCCGGGGAGCCCGCGTCGTCACGGTCACCTTCCCCGACCCCGGGCTGCTGACGCCCTTGGCCCGCCCGCTCGGCGCCCGGATCGTCGCCCTCAATGACCGCATACGCGAGGCCGCCCGGCGCCACGGAGTGGCCGTCGCGGAGACCGCGCACCACTCCGTCGTCGGCGACCCGCGGCTGTGGAGCCCGGACCGCCTCCACGCCGGCCCGCTCGGCCACCAGCGCATCGCCGCGGCTCTCGCCCACGCCCTCGACCTGCCCGGCAGCGACGACGCCTGGACCCGCCCGCTGCCCCCGGCGGCCACCCCCGCACCCACCGGATGGCGGGCCGCCACGGCCGAACTGCGCTGGGCCGGCGCCTTCCTGGGCCCCTGGCTCGGCAGACGCCTGCGCGGCCGCTCGTCCGGCGACGGCCGCACCGCGAGGCGCCCGCACCTGCTCCCCGTGACCACGCCACCGGCAACGCCGTAG